In Prionailurus viverrinus isolate Anna chromosome C2, UM_Priviv_1.0, whole genome shotgun sequence, one DNA window encodes the following:
- the NKTR gene encoding NK-tumor recognition protein isoform X8 gives MGAQDRPQCHFDIEINREPVGRIMFQLFSDICPKTCKNFLCLCSGEKGLGKTTGKKLCYKGSTFHRVVKNFMIQGGDFSEGNGKGGESIYGGYFKDENFILKHDRAFLLSMANRGKHTNGSQFFITTKPAPHLDGVHVVFGLVISGFEVIEQIENLKTDAASRPYADVRVIDCGVLATKSSKDVFEKKRKKPTHSEDSDSSSNSSSSSESSSESEIEHERSRRRKHKRRPKVKHSKKRRKEASSSEEPRNKHIMSPKGYSERSDTNEKRSVDSNAKREKPVVRPEEIPPVPENRFLLRRDMPLVTVEPEPKIPDVPPIVSDQKPSVSKSGRKIKGRGTIRYHTPPRSRSCSESDDDDSSETPPHWKEEMQRLRAYRPPSGEKWSKGDKLSDPCSSRWDERSLSQRSRSWSYNGYYSDLSTARHSDGHHKKRRKEKKVKHKKKAKKQKHCRRHKQTKKRRIIVPSDIESSKSSTRRMKSSCDRERRSRSSSLSSHHSSKRDWSKSDKDDQSSSTHSSRDSYRSKSHSQSYSRGSSRSRTPSKSSSHSRSRSKSRSSSKSGHQRTASKSPKRTASQLSENKPVKTEPLRTTVPQNENVIVQAVVAENIPVIPLSDSPPPSRWKPGQKPWKPSYERIQEMKAKTTHLLPIQSTYSLANIKETGSSSSYHKREKNSESDRSAYSKYSDRSSESSPRSRSRSSRSRSYSRSYTRSRSLASSRSRSRSPSSRSHSRNKYSDHSRCSRSSSYSSVSSDDRRRAKRKYRSSGKKNNTSSKRHSSSSEKTLRHKYMKSRDKSCQRKYSESRSSLDYSSDSEQSSVQVTQSAQEKEKQVQKEMNNKQERNRDEEKSKPEQECPRSKKRALKENLSDHLRNGSKHKRKNYAGSKWDSESNSERDGTKNSKNISRPSSDKEEGEATSDSESEFGEIHIKAKSTTKSSASTSLPDGNGAWKSSKQQSSTSDSEGSYSNSENARRKARKHKHGSKENLKREQTKKAKEKLKGKKDKKHKAPKRKQAFHWQPPLEFGEEEEEEISEKQVTQEAKEKKQVSENSETLKESIVQTEKSCEEGNLSGKCNTVMIPSDIDQPTKDDSKLSISPRALNTDENVAASPSNVQHIAEIVSSGVEDVLQTDDNMEICTPDRSSPAKEASPLGNSRLDTPDINIVLKQDVHTERPEGEELKQESSMSESKTMGDMGKQDGGPTGIASAAESPVKREVAEKSQIGLLDNKWKPLQGVGNVAAPAATTSSTVEVKALTAAPEMKPQGLRIEIKSKNKVRPGSLFDEVRKTARLNRRPRNQESSSDEQTPSRDGDSQSRSPSRSRSKSETKSRHRTRSVSYSHSRSRSRSSTSSYRSRSYSRSRSRGWYSRGRTRSRSSSYRSYKSHRTSSRSRSRSSSYDPHSRSRSCRSYGSDSESDRSYSHHRSPSESSTYS, from the exons TACTACCAAACCTGCTCCACACTTGGATGG GGTGCATGTCGTCTTTGGATTGGTTATTTCTGGTTTTGAAGTAATTGAACAGATTGAAAATCTGAAAACCGATGCTGCAAGCAGACCTTATGCAGATGTGCGAGTAATTGACTGTGGGGTGCTTGCCACAAAATCATCAAAAGATG tttttgagaaaaaaaggaagaaaccaacTCATTCAGAAGACTCGGATTCCTCTTCcaattcctcttcctcttcagaaTCTTCTTCAGAAAGTGAAATTGAACatgagagaagcagaaggaggaaaCATAAGAGGAGGCCAAAAGTTAAGCATTCTAAAAAGAGACGAAAGGAAGCAAGCAGTTCCGAAGAGCCAAGGAATAAACATATAATGAGCCCAAAAGG TTACTCTGAGAGGAGTGATACCAATGAAAAAAGGTCAGTTGATTCAAATGCTAAAAGGGAAAAGCCTGTGGTCCGACCAGAAGAGATTCCCCCAGTTCCAGAGAACCGATTTTTACTGAGAAGAGATATGCCTCTTGTCACAGTGGAACCTGAACC gaagaTTCCTGATGTTCCACCCATTGTAAGTGATCAGAAACCATCTGTATCAAAATCTGGACGGAAGATTAAAGGAAGGGGTACAATT cgCTATCACACACCTCCAAGATCAAGATCATGTTCTGAAtcagatgatgatgatagcagtGAAACTCCTCCTCACTGGAAAGAGGAAATGCAGAGATTAAGAGCATACAGACCACCTAGTGGAGAAAAATGGAGTAAAGGAGACAA ATTAAGTGACCCCTGTTCAAGCCGATGGGATGAGAGAAGCTTGTCCCAGAGATCCAGATCATGGTCCTATAATGGATATTATTCAGACCTTAGTACGGCAAGACACTCCGATGGTCATCATAAAAAacgcagaaaagagaaaaaggtgaaGCATAAAAAGAAAGCGAAAAAGCAGAAACACTGCAGAAGACACAAGCAGACTAAGAAGAGAAGGATTATTGTACCATCTGACATAGAATCCTCAAAATCTTCCACCCGACGAATGAAATCCTCTTGTGATAGAGAAAGGAGATCTCGTTCTTCCTCGTTATCGTCTCATCACTCATCAAAGAGGGACTGGTCTAAATCTGATAAGGATGACCAGAGCTCTTCAACCCATTCCAGCAGGGACTCCTACAGATCTAAATCTCACTCACAGTCTTACTCTAGAGGAAGCTCAAGATCAAGGACTCCATCAAAATCCTCATCACATTCTCGAAGTAGATCAAAGTCCAGATCTAGTTCCAAGTCAGGGCACCAAAGGACAGCATCAAAATCACCAAAAAGAACAGCCTCTCAGTTAAGTGAAAACAAACCGGTTAAAACAGAACCTTTAAGAACAACAGTgccacaaaatgaaaatgtcataGTACAGGCGGTGGTGGCAGAAAATATTCCTGTAATACCACTGAGTGACAGTCCCCCTCCTTCAAGGTGGAAGCCTGGACAGAAGCCCTGGAAGCCCTCTTATGAGCGAATTCAGGAAATGAAAGCTAAAACAACCCACTTGCTGCCCATCCAAAGCACTTACAGTTTAGCAAATATTAAAGAGACTGGAAGTTCATCATCCtaccacaaaagagaaaaaaattcagaaagtgaTCGGAGTGCTTATTCAAAATACAGTGACAGAAGTTCAGAAAGCTCACCAAGGTCAAGGAGCAGATCTTCTAGGAGTAGATCTTATTCCAGATCATACACAAGGTCACGAAGTCTAGCTAGTTCACGTTCGAGGTCTAGGTCTCCCTCATCTAGATCTCATTCACGAAATAAATACAGTGATCATTCACGGTGTAGTAGATCATCGTCGTACTCTTCTGTTAGCAGTGATGATAGAAGACGAGCCAAGAGAAAATACAGATCGAGCGGGAAGAAAAATAACACTTCTAGTAAAAGGCACAGCAGCAGTTCCGAAAAGACACTTCgccataaatatatgaaaagcagGGACAAGTCTTGTCAGAGAAAGTATAGCGAAAGCAGGTCATCTTTAGATTATTCTTCAGACAGTGAACAGTCAAGTGTTCAGGTTACACAGTCAGcccaggagaaagagaagcaagtccaaaaggaaatgaataataagcaagagagaaacagagatgaagagaaatcCAAGCCCGAACAAGAATGCCCTCGTTCAAAAAAAAGAGCCTTGAAAGAGAATCTTTCTGATCACCTTAGAAATGGCAGTAAGcacaaaagaaagaattatgcGGGAAGTAAATGGGACTCAGAATCAAACTCCGAACGAGATGGaactaaaaacagtaaaaatatttccCGGCCATCGTCTGATAAGGAGGAAGGTGAAGCTACATCAGATTCTGAGTCAGAGTTTGGTGAAATTCACATCAAAGCCAAATCCACAACAAAGTCTTCAGCAAGTACTTCACTGCCTGATGGTAATGGTGCTTGGAAGTCAAGTAAACAGCAGTCTTCAACCTCTGATTCTGAGGGGTCCTATTCCAATTCAGAAAACGCTAGAAGAAAGGCACGGAAGCACAAACACGGGTCAAAGGAAAATCTTAAAAGGGAACAGACCAAAAAAGCGAAAGAgaaattgaaagggaaaaaagacaaaaagcacaaGGCTCCAAAACGAAAACAAGCATTTCATTGGCAGCCTCCACTAGAAtttggtgaggaggaggaagaggagattaGTGAAAAGCAAGTTACTCAggaggcaaaagagaaaaaacaagtttCTGAAAACAGTGAAACCTTGAAAGAAAGTATTGTGCAAACTGAGAAGTCCTGTGAAGAGGGCAACCTTTCAGGTAAATGTAATACAGTAATGATTCCATCAGATATTGATCAGCCTACTAAAGATGATAGTAAACTTAGCATTTCTCCTAGAGCTTTAAATACTGATGAAAATGTAGCTGCTTCTCCCTCAAACGTTCAGCATATTGCAGAAATTGTCTCAAGTGGAGTGGAAGATGTGCTTCAGACAGATGACAACATGGAGATTTGCACTCCTGATAGGAGTTCCCCAGCAAAAGAGGCATCCCCTCTAGGAAACTCAAGGCTCGACACCCCAgatataaacattgttttaaagcaGGATGTGCACACGGAGCGTCCTGAGGGAGAGGAGCTGAAGCAGGAAAGCAGCATGTCTGAAAGCAAAACAATGGGGGACATGGGCAAACAGGACGGCGGCCCCACTGGCATTGCCAGTGCTGCAGAAAGCCCCGTGAAGAGAGAGGTGGCTGAGAAGAGCCAGATCGGTCTCTTAGATAATAAATGGAAGCCCCTGCAAGGTGTGGGGAACGTGGCCGCCCCGGCTGCTACTACATCCAGCACTGTGGAAGTGAAGGCATTGACTGCTGCACCTGAGATGAAGCCACAAGGCTTGAGGatagaaatcaaaagcaaaaataaagtccGGCCTGGGTCTCTCTTTGATGAAGTAAGAAAGACAGCACGCTTAAACCGGAGGCCAAGAAATCAGGAGAGTTCAAGTGATGAGCAGACACCTAGTCGAGATGGGGATAGCCAGTCCAGGAGTCCAAGCAGATCTCGAAGTAAATCTGAAACcaaatcaagacacagaacaagGTCTGTCTCCTACAGTCACTCAAGAAGTCGATCACGAAGTTCCACATCGTCTTATCG ATCAAGAAGCTACTCGAGAAGTCGGAGCAGAGGATGGTACAGCAGAGGCCGCACAAGGAGCCGGAGCAGCTCCTACCGCAGTTACAAAAGTCACAG GACATCCAGCAGGAGCAGATCCAGGAGCAGCTCATACGACCCCCACAGTCGGTCCAG GAGTTGTAGATCTTATGGCTCTGACAGTGAAAGTGACCGAAGTTACTCTCATCACCGGAGCCCCAGTGAAAGCAGCACATATAGTTGa
- the NKTR gene encoding NK-tumor recognition protein isoform X7, with amino-acid sequence MGAQDRPQCHFDIEINREPVGRIMFQLFSDICPKTCKNFLCLCSGEKGLGKTTGKKLCYKGSTFHRVVKNFMIQGGDFSEGNGKGGESIYGGYFKDENFILKHDRAFLLSMANRGKHTNGSQFFITTKPAPHLDGVHVVFGLVISGFEVIEQIENLKTDAASRPYADVRVIDCGVLATKSSKDVFEKKRKKPTHSEDSDSSSNSSSSSESSSESEIEHERSRRRKHKRRPKVKHSKKRRKEASSSEEPRNKHIMSPKGYSERSDTNEKRSVDSNAKREKPVVRPEEIPPVPENRFLLRRDMPLVTVEPEPKIPDVPPIVSDQKPSVSKSGRKIKGRGTIRYHTPPRSRSCSESDDDDSSETPPHWKEEMQRLRAYRPPSGEKWSKGDKLSDPCSSRWDERSLSQRSRSWSYNGYYSDLSTARHSDGHHKKRRKEKKVKHKKKAKKQKHCRRHKQTKKRRIIVPSDIESSKSSTRRMKSSCDRERRSRSSSLSSHHSSKRDWSKSDKDDQSSSTHSSRDSYRSKSHSQSYSRGSSRSRTPSKSSSHSRSRSKSRSSSKSGHQRTASKSPKRTASQLSENKPVKTEPLRTTVPQNENVIVQAVVAENIPVIPLSDSPPPSRWKPGQKPWKPSYERIQEMKAKTTHLLPIQSTYSLANIKETGSSSSYHKREKNSESDRSAYSKYSDRSSESSPRSRSRSSRSRSYSRSYTRSRSLASSRSRSRSPSSRSHSRNKYSDHSRCSRSSSYSSVSSDDRRRAKRKYRSSGKKNNTSSKRHSSSSEKTLRHKYMKSRDKSCQRKYSESRSSLDYSSDSEQSSVQVTQSAQEKEKQVQKEMNNKQERNRDEEKSKPEQECPRSKKRALKENLSDHLRNGSKHKRKNYAGSKWDSESNSERDGTKNSKNISRPSSDKEEGEATSDSESEFGEIHIKAKSTTKSSASTSLPDGNGAWKSSKQQSSTSDSEGSYSNSENARRKARKHKHGSKENLKREQTKKAKEKLKGKKDKKHKAPKRKQAFHWQPPLEFGEEEEEEISEKQVTQEAKEKKQVSENSETLKESIVQTEKSCEEGNLSGKCNTVMIPSDIDQPTKDDSKLSISPRALNTDENVAASPSNVQHIAEIVSSGVEDVLQTDDNMEICTPDRSSPAKEASPLGNSRLDTPDINIVLKQDVHTERPEGEELKQESSMSESKTMGDMGKQDGGPTGIASAAESPVKREVAEKSQIGLLDNKWKPLQGVGNVAAPAATTSSTVEVKALTAAPEMKPQGLRIEIKSKNKVRPGSLFDEVRKTARLNRRPRNQESSSDEQTPSRDGDSQSRSPSRSRSKSETKSRHRTRSVSYSHSRSRSRSSTSSYRSRSYSRSRSRGWYSRGRTRSRSSSYRSYKSHRTSSRSRSRSSSYDPHSRSRSYTYDSYYSRSRSRSRSQRSDSYHRGRSYSRRSRF; translated from the exons TACTACCAAACCTGCTCCACACTTGGATGG GGTGCATGTCGTCTTTGGATTGGTTATTTCTGGTTTTGAAGTAATTGAACAGATTGAAAATCTGAAAACCGATGCTGCAAGCAGACCTTATGCAGATGTGCGAGTAATTGACTGTGGGGTGCTTGCCACAAAATCATCAAAAGATG tttttgagaaaaaaaggaagaaaccaacTCATTCAGAAGACTCGGATTCCTCTTCcaattcctcttcctcttcagaaTCTTCTTCAGAAAGTGAAATTGAACatgagagaagcagaaggaggaaaCATAAGAGGAGGCCAAAAGTTAAGCATTCTAAAAAGAGACGAAAGGAAGCAAGCAGTTCCGAAGAGCCAAGGAATAAACATATAATGAGCCCAAAAGG TTACTCTGAGAGGAGTGATACCAATGAAAAAAGGTCAGTTGATTCAAATGCTAAAAGGGAAAAGCCTGTGGTCCGACCAGAAGAGATTCCCCCAGTTCCAGAGAACCGATTTTTACTGAGAAGAGATATGCCTCTTGTCACAGTGGAACCTGAACC gaagaTTCCTGATGTTCCACCCATTGTAAGTGATCAGAAACCATCTGTATCAAAATCTGGACGGAAGATTAAAGGAAGGGGTACAATT cgCTATCACACACCTCCAAGATCAAGATCATGTTCTGAAtcagatgatgatgatagcagtGAAACTCCTCCTCACTGGAAAGAGGAAATGCAGAGATTAAGAGCATACAGACCACCTAGTGGAGAAAAATGGAGTAAAGGAGACAA ATTAAGTGACCCCTGTTCAAGCCGATGGGATGAGAGAAGCTTGTCCCAGAGATCCAGATCATGGTCCTATAATGGATATTATTCAGACCTTAGTACGGCAAGACACTCCGATGGTCATCATAAAAAacgcagaaaagagaaaaaggtgaaGCATAAAAAGAAAGCGAAAAAGCAGAAACACTGCAGAAGACACAAGCAGACTAAGAAGAGAAGGATTATTGTACCATCTGACATAGAATCCTCAAAATCTTCCACCCGACGAATGAAATCCTCTTGTGATAGAGAAAGGAGATCTCGTTCTTCCTCGTTATCGTCTCATCACTCATCAAAGAGGGACTGGTCTAAATCTGATAAGGATGACCAGAGCTCTTCAACCCATTCCAGCAGGGACTCCTACAGATCTAAATCTCACTCACAGTCTTACTCTAGAGGAAGCTCAAGATCAAGGACTCCATCAAAATCCTCATCACATTCTCGAAGTAGATCAAAGTCCAGATCTAGTTCCAAGTCAGGGCACCAAAGGACAGCATCAAAATCACCAAAAAGAACAGCCTCTCAGTTAAGTGAAAACAAACCGGTTAAAACAGAACCTTTAAGAACAACAGTgccacaaaatgaaaatgtcataGTACAGGCGGTGGTGGCAGAAAATATTCCTGTAATACCACTGAGTGACAGTCCCCCTCCTTCAAGGTGGAAGCCTGGACAGAAGCCCTGGAAGCCCTCTTATGAGCGAATTCAGGAAATGAAAGCTAAAACAACCCACTTGCTGCCCATCCAAAGCACTTACAGTTTAGCAAATATTAAAGAGACTGGAAGTTCATCATCCtaccacaaaagagaaaaaaattcagaaagtgaTCGGAGTGCTTATTCAAAATACAGTGACAGAAGTTCAGAAAGCTCACCAAGGTCAAGGAGCAGATCTTCTAGGAGTAGATCTTATTCCAGATCATACACAAGGTCACGAAGTCTAGCTAGTTCACGTTCGAGGTCTAGGTCTCCCTCATCTAGATCTCATTCACGAAATAAATACAGTGATCATTCACGGTGTAGTAGATCATCGTCGTACTCTTCTGTTAGCAGTGATGATAGAAGACGAGCCAAGAGAAAATACAGATCGAGCGGGAAGAAAAATAACACTTCTAGTAAAAGGCACAGCAGCAGTTCCGAAAAGACACTTCgccataaatatatgaaaagcagGGACAAGTCTTGTCAGAGAAAGTATAGCGAAAGCAGGTCATCTTTAGATTATTCTTCAGACAGTGAACAGTCAAGTGTTCAGGTTACACAGTCAGcccaggagaaagagaagcaagtccaaaaggaaatgaataataagcaagagagaaacagagatgaagagaaatcCAAGCCCGAACAAGAATGCCCTCGTTCAAAAAAAAGAGCCTTGAAAGAGAATCTTTCTGATCACCTTAGAAATGGCAGTAAGcacaaaagaaagaattatgcGGGAAGTAAATGGGACTCAGAATCAAACTCCGAACGAGATGGaactaaaaacagtaaaaatatttccCGGCCATCGTCTGATAAGGAGGAAGGTGAAGCTACATCAGATTCTGAGTCAGAGTTTGGTGAAATTCACATCAAAGCCAAATCCACAACAAAGTCTTCAGCAAGTACTTCACTGCCTGATGGTAATGGTGCTTGGAAGTCAAGTAAACAGCAGTCTTCAACCTCTGATTCTGAGGGGTCCTATTCCAATTCAGAAAACGCTAGAAGAAAGGCACGGAAGCACAAACACGGGTCAAAGGAAAATCTTAAAAGGGAACAGACCAAAAAAGCGAAAGAgaaattgaaagggaaaaaagacaaaaagcacaaGGCTCCAAAACGAAAACAAGCATTTCATTGGCAGCCTCCACTAGAAtttggtgaggaggaggaagaggagattaGTGAAAAGCAAGTTACTCAggaggcaaaagagaaaaaacaagtttCTGAAAACAGTGAAACCTTGAAAGAAAGTATTGTGCAAACTGAGAAGTCCTGTGAAGAGGGCAACCTTTCAGGTAAATGTAATACAGTAATGATTCCATCAGATATTGATCAGCCTACTAAAGATGATAGTAAACTTAGCATTTCTCCTAGAGCTTTAAATACTGATGAAAATGTAGCTGCTTCTCCCTCAAACGTTCAGCATATTGCAGAAATTGTCTCAAGTGGAGTGGAAGATGTGCTTCAGACAGATGACAACATGGAGATTTGCACTCCTGATAGGAGTTCCCCAGCAAAAGAGGCATCCCCTCTAGGAAACTCAAGGCTCGACACCCCAgatataaacattgttttaaagcaGGATGTGCACACGGAGCGTCCTGAGGGAGAGGAGCTGAAGCAGGAAAGCAGCATGTCTGAAAGCAAAACAATGGGGGACATGGGCAAACAGGACGGCGGCCCCACTGGCATTGCCAGTGCTGCAGAAAGCCCCGTGAAGAGAGAGGTGGCTGAGAAGAGCCAGATCGGTCTCTTAGATAATAAATGGAAGCCCCTGCAAGGTGTGGGGAACGTGGCCGCCCCGGCTGCTACTACATCCAGCACTGTGGAAGTGAAGGCATTGACTGCTGCACCTGAGATGAAGCCACAAGGCTTGAGGatagaaatcaaaagcaaaaataaagtccGGCCTGGGTCTCTCTTTGATGAAGTAAGAAAGACAGCACGCTTAAACCGGAGGCCAAGAAATCAGGAGAGTTCAAGTGATGAGCAGACACCTAGTCGAGATGGGGATAGCCAGTCCAGGAGTCCAAGCAGATCTCGAAGTAAATCTGAAACcaaatcaagacacagaacaagGTCTGTCTCCTACAGTCACTCAAGAAGTCGATCACGAAGTTCCACATCGTCTTATCG ATCAAGAAGCTACTCGAGAAGTCGGAGCAGAGGATGGTACAGCAGAGGCCGCACAAGGAGCCGGAGCAGCTCCTACCGCAGTTACAAAAGTCACAG GACATCCAGCAGGAGCAGATCCAGGAGCAGCTCATACGACCCCCACAGTCGGTCCAG GTCCTACACTTACGATAGCTACTATAGCAGGAGTCGGAGTCGAAGTAGGAGCCAAAGGAGTGACAGTTACCACCGAGGCAGAAGTTACAGCAGGCGGTCCAG GTTTTAG